The following proteins are encoded in a genomic region of Desulfosporosinus youngiae DSM 17734:
- the mazG gene encoding nucleoside triphosphate pyrophosphohydrolase has protein sequence MSSCLHVIGLGPAGLNQLTLGDYRLICNADKVFARTAQHPCIEDLKAEGICVESFDEIYAVETSFEAVYERITEKLRQELQKNSVVIYTVPGHPMVAEKTVQLIGERLTQDYKVIIHPAMSFVDEIFRVLKFDPIEGVLIKNYDGLKDAALTGQEWLVIPQVYDKLIASEVKLDLMNAYTDEAEVYVVQALGTALEQVDKLPLYQMDHGKFDHLTTIVIPPNTEVISFYKLADIMRTLRSEGGCAWDREQTHDTLKKYLIEETYEVLEAIEEKDMYNLCEELGDLLLQVVFHAQVASEASEFEIRDVLRGVIQKMIRRHPHVFGEEKAETADDVILTWDRIKLKEKENNRQPDLFNDPKGLPALMLASSTQRKVAKVGFDWPDLKGPWSKVLEELHELESAMAEGAGIREELGDLLFAIVNLSRFLELDPEEVLRDTVHKFQNRFLKMVELSGKKGSDFENLSLGEMDIFWEKAKSQEKSGNQV, from the coding sequence ATGTCTTCCTGTCTTCATGTTATCGGATTGGGTCCGGCCGGTCTTAATCAATTAACTCTCGGAGACTACCGCCTTATATGTAATGCAGACAAGGTTTTTGCGCGTACGGCTCAGCACCCATGTATTGAGGATTTAAAGGCTGAGGGAATATGTGTAGAGTCATTCGATGAAATCTATGCAGTTGAAACTTCGTTTGAGGCAGTTTATGAAAGAATTACGGAGAAGCTGCGCCAAGAATTGCAGAAGAACTCTGTGGTGATTTATACAGTGCCTGGGCATCCTATGGTTGCGGAAAAGACGGTACAACTGATTGGGGAAAGGCTTACCCAAGACTATAAGGTCATTATCCATCCGGCCATGAGCTTTGTGGACGAGATTTTTAGAGTCCTAAAATTCGACCCGATTGAGGGAGTACTGATAAAAAATTACGATGGACTTAAAGACGCTGCACTGACGGGGCAGGAATGGCTGGTTATTCCTCAAGTGTATGATAAATTAATTGCCTCTGAGGTTAAATTAGACCTTATGAATGCCTATACGGATGAGGCAGAGGTCTACGTAGTCCAAGCGCTGGGAACCGCCTTAGAACAAGTGGACAAGCTTCCGCTTTACCAAATGGATCATGGGAAATTTGATCATCTCACAACGATTGTCATACCGCCAAATACGGAGGTCATCTCTTTTTACAAGTTAGCTGACATTATGAGAACGTTGCGTTCAGAGGGAGGGTGTGCATGGGATAGAGAACAGACACATGATACATTAAAAAAATATTTGATTGAAGAAACTTATGAAGTTCTTGAAGCAATTGAAGAAAAAGATATGTATAATTTATGTGAAGAGTTGGGAGACTTATTACTGCAAGTAGTATTTCATGCTCAGGTTGCTTCAGAGGCGAGTGAGTTCGAAATCCGAGATGTTCTTCGAGGAGTTATTCAAAAAATGATTCGCCGGCATCCTCATGTTTTCGGCGAAGAGAAGGCTGAAACGGCAGATGATGTCATTTTAACCTGGGATAGAATCAAGCTTAAAGAGAAGGAGAACAATAGGCAGCCGGACTTATTTAATGACCCCAAGGGTTTGCCGGCCCTTATGCTGGCCTCTTCGACTCAACGCAAGGTGGCTAAGGTAGGATTTGATTGGCCGGATCTGAAGGGTCCCTGGAGTAAGGTTCTGGAGGAATTGCATGAGCTGGAAAGTGCAATGGCTGAGGGAGCTGGAATCCGGGAAGAGCTAGGGGATTTGTTGTTTGCCATAGTCAACTTATCCAGGTTCTTAGAACTCGATCCTGAAGAAGTTCTCAGGGATACTGTACATAAGTTTCAAAACCGTTTTCTGAAAATGGTTGAGTTGAGTGGAAAGAAAGGTTCGGATTTTGAGAATCTTTCGCTCGGTGAAATGGATATTTTTTGGGAAAAAGCAAAATCCCAAGAAAAAAGTGGTAATCAGGTATAA
- the spoVT gene encoding stage V sporulation protein T, whose translation MKATGIVRRIDDLGRVVIPKEIRRTLRIREGDPLEIFVDREGEVILKKYSPIRELGEFAKEYADSLFEATGHITCIADRDTIIAVAGASKKEYLNKAIGPAVEQAMEERKTIHIGSAGEHTTCKTCLENEDEDCKFTSEVVAPIITQGDPIGAVILMSKDPNMKMGDLEVKLVETAAAFLAKQMEQ comes from the coding sequence ATGAAAGCAACTGGTATTGTAAGAAGGATTGATGACCTCGGTCGTGTTGTTATTCCAAAAGAAATTCGTCGGACACTTCGTATTCGAGAAGGAGATCCGCTGGAAATTTTCGTCGATCGGGAAGGAGAAGTCATATTAAAGAAGTATTCTCCCATTCGTGAATTAGGGGAATTCGCTAAGGAATATGCGGATTCGTTATTCGAGGCTACGGGTCATATCACATGTATCGCTGACCGGGATACGATTATCGCAGTGGCTGGAGCATCAAAAAAAGAATATCTGAATAAAGCAATAGGGCCGGCCGTTGAACAAGCCATGGAAGAACGAAAAACCATTCATATTGGTTCAGCCGGGGAACATACCACTTGCAAAACTTGCCTCGAAAATGAAGATGAAGATTGCAAGTTCACCAGTGAAGTTGTTGCGCCGATTATTACCCAAGGAGATCCAATAGGTGCGGTAATCCTTATGTCGAAAGATCCTAACATGAAGATGGGAGATTTAGAGGTTAAGTTAGTTGAGACAGCTGCTGCGTTCTTGGCCAAGCAGATGGAACAATAA
- the mfd gene encoding transcription-repair coupling factor has translation MDILNIHSYLRRGLDIKEINQSLNQGEWPQMIYDLTGSQKAAFVSQLFQTSKPGLILTYSEEQAQKWTNDLRTWCTDQTILHLPMTEWLPFEILGRSKETTSERVRVLNQLAHNRKCTVVASVLAVERRLFPSKRWKEFSLTFEIGQRHNLSEVLSLLTTGGYERVETAEGQGQFALRGGILDIAPLDGEAVRIEFFDDEVDSIRTFDLGTQKSTSSLNQVLVSPAMEYIITKEELRELRFAIQAEARKMTGRLQRSGKNDSAERLQNKVNFLAERLDQGILDENVYPFLSLANIPLVPFFSYLTDEHFVILDEPLRLKEQLEFQSNERLLDFTGQLERGEGFVHPESQFITYDELLRYKGQHPLIGLSSLLRQAPGLSPKRIFNLNARPLTGFMGKTSKLVDEIVHRKDAGNVVALFVGDEDHALRLIQGLKDRGVAASRKALEDPIEEGHVYIYPYSLDQGFELPLGKLVILTETEIYKRESKAVSKKPNTPVKKNVFISDLKEGDHVVHVHHGIGQFTGIERLEVGGIAKDYFGIRYAGEDRLYVPLDQLHLLQKYLGSAGETLPKLYKLGGSEWHKVKKKTRSAVKEMAIDLLKLYAQRESVKGHSFSQDNVWQTEFEEKFPYIETPDQLQSIADVKSDMMRPRPMDRLLCGDVGYGKTEVALRAAFKAVMDSKQVAVLVPTTILAQQHFNTFKERFTGYPITIEMLSRFRSQKEQKEIIQGLKEGRIDVIVGTHRILSEAVKFNDLGLLVIDEEQRFGVAHKEKLKTLKGNVDVLTLSATPIPRTLHMSLVGVRDMSVIETPPEGRYPVQTYVTEFRADVVREAIRREIQRGGQVFYVHNRVEDMDQVTHFLNELVPEAKFGVAHGQMRERDLERVMLAFLEHEMDVLVSTTIIETGLDMPNANTLIIDEADRFGLSQLYQLRGRVGRSNRKAYTYLLYKPQKVLTEVAEKRLAAIREFTEFGAGFKIAMRDLEIRGAGNLIGAQQHGHLAAVGFEMYSQMLKEAVQELKGETIEEVVEPSIELQVDAFLPDDYVADRQTKATLYQRLAMVRNEDQLSEMLDELVDRFGTPPREVEQLVEIIRIKLLASSLKIEQIQQAKQYVNLRFLSDIGYLTGENLMSIATASPYPLSFKTMPNGNLECRIRIRTLGQEAAIEAARRVLTTFNDIASRTTP, from the coding sequence ATGGACATTTTGAATATTCACAGTTACCTTCGACGGGGGCTCGATATTAAGGAGATTAATCAGTCCTTAAATCAAGGAGAATGGCCCCAAATGATTTATGATTTGACAGGAAGTCAAAAGGCCGCTTTTGTCTCTCAGCTTTTTCAGACGTCTAAACCGGGCTTAATCCTGACCTATTCGGAGGAGCAGGCTCAAAAGTGGACAAATGACTTGCGGACATGGTGTACGGATCAAACCATTCTGCATCTGCCAATGACAGAATGGCTTCCTTTTGAGATATTGGGCAGAAGCAAGGAGACAACATCTGAACGAGTTCGTGTTTTAAACCAACTGGCCCACAACCGGAAATGTACCGTAGTGGCTTCGGTGCTGGCTGTTGAACGACGTCTATTCCCGTCCAAACGCTGGAAAGAGTTTTCATTGACCTTTGAGATAGGGCAAAGGCATAACTTGTCCGAAGTTCTTTCGTTGTTAACCACCGGAGGGTATGAACGGGTTGAGACGGCTGAAGGTCAGGGTCAGTTCGCTTTAAGAGGAGGGATCTTAGATATTGCCCCTCTGGATGGAGAAGCGGTAAGGATTGAGTTTTTCGACGATGAAGTCGATTCGATTCGGACCTTCGATCTGGGAACCCAGAAATCCACTAGTTCCCTGAACCAGGTATTGGTTTCCCCTGCTATGGAATATATCATAACCAAGGAAGAGTTAAGAGAACTTCGTTTTGCCATTCAAGCAGAGGCTCGTAAAATGACCGGACGTCTTCAACGTTCCGGGAAAAATGATTCTGCAGAACGTTTGCAAAATAAGGTTAATTTTTTAGCAGAGCGATTAGACCAGGGAATTTTGGACGAAAATGTATATCCCTTTTTAAGCCTTGCAAATATTCCGCTCGTACCCTTTTTCTCATACCTAACGGATGAGCATTTTGTTATTTTAGATGAGCCTCTGCGCTTAAAAGAGCAACTGGAATTTCAGTCCAATGAACGTTTGTTGGATTTCACAGGACAATTGGAGCGGGGTGAAGGGTTTGTTCATCCGGAGTCACAGTTTATCACCTACGATGAGCTATTAAGGTATAAAGGGCAACATCCCTTAATCGGTCTTTCCAGTTTATTGAGGCAGGCTCCTGGGCTCTCTCCGAAGCGGATCTTTAACCTAAACGCCCGCCCATTAACGGGCTTCATGGGAAAAACAAGTAAATTGGTAGACGAGATTGTGCATCGTAAGGATGCAGGGAATGTGGTAGCGCTTTTTGTTGGTGACGAGGATCATGCCCTGCGCCTAATTCAGGGCTTAAAGGATCGCGGGGTGGCGGCATCTCGTAAAGCACTTGAGGATCCTATTGAGGAAGGGCATGTTTATATCTATCCCTATTCCCTTGATCAGGGCTTTGAGTTGCCCCTTGGCAAATTAGTTATTCTCACAGAAACTGAGATTTACAAACGAGAGAGCAAAGCGGTCAGCAAGAAACCCAACACACCTGTCAAAAAGAATGTCTTTATCTCCGACCTCAAGGAAGGGGATCATGTTGTACATGTTCACCATGGGATTGGTCAATTTACCGGCATTGAACGTCTGGAAGTAGGCGGTATCGCTAAGGACTATTTTGGGATCCGCTATGCTGGGGAAGACCGGCTCTATGTTCCGCTGGATCAACTGCATCTCCTGCAAAAGTATTTAGGAAGCGCCGGGGAAACCCTGCCTAAACTCTACAAACTTGGCGGATCCGAGTGGCACAAAGTAAAAAAGAAAACTCGCAGTGCTGTCAAGGAAATGGCTATTGATTTGCTCAAACTGTATGCGCAGAGAGAGTCTGTCAAAGGGCACTCTTTTTCTCAAGATAATGTGTGGCAAACTGAGTTTGAGGAGAAATTCCCTTATATAGAGACTCCGGATCAGCTGCAGAGTATTGCGGATGTGAAATCAGATATGATGCGTCCGCGTCCTATGGATCGCTTGCTCTGTGGAGATGTGGGATATGGCAAAACTGAGGTTGCACTTCGGGCAGCCTTTAAAGCTGTGATGGATAGTAAGCAGGTAGCGGTCCTCGTTCCAACCACTATTTTGGCACAGCAGCATTTTAATACCTTCAAAGAGCGGTTTACGGGGTATCCGATTACCATCGAAATGTTGAGCCGCTTCCGCTCCCAGAAGGAGCAAAAGGAAATAATCCAGGGTCTGAAAGAAGGCCGGATTGATGTCATAGTTGGTACACATCGTATTCTTTCTGAGGCAGTCAAATTCAATGATTTAGGACTATTAGTGATAGACGAAGAGCAGAGGTTCGGGGTTGCCCACAAGGAAAAACTAAAAACCTTAAAAGGTAATGTTGATGTACTGACTCTGTCCGCAACTCCGATCCCGAGAACCTTACACATGTCGCTGGTGGGTGTTCGGGATATGAGTGTCATTGAGACTCCGCCGGAAGGACGTTATCCTGTGCAAACATACGTTACTGAATTTAGGGCGGATGTGGTCCGGGAGGCAATACGGCGTGAGATTCAACGTGGAGGACAAGTGTTTTATGTGCATAACCGGGTAGAGGACATGGATCAGGTTACCCATTTCTTAAATGAATTGGTTCCCGAAGCGAAGTTTGGGGTTGCCCACGGGCAAATGCGTGAGAGAGATCTGGAACGAGTCATGCTTGCTTTTCTTGAACATGAGATGGATGTCTTAGTATCCACCACGATTATCGAAACGGGGTTGGATATGCCAAATGCTAATACGCTGATTATTGATGAGGCTGATCGCTTTGGGTTGTCTCAACTTTATCAATTGCGTGGCCGCGTAGGGAGGTCCAATCGTAAAGCGTATACCTATCTGTTGTATAAGCCGCAAAAAGTCCTCACGGAAGTTGCCGAAAAACGCTTGGCAGCTATTCGGGAGTTCACAGAATTTGGGGCAGGATTTAAAATTGCAATGCGGGATTTAGAGATTCGTGGTGCCGGAAATTTAATCGGGGCGCAGCAGCACGGTCATTTGGCTGCAGTAGGATTTGAAATGTACAGTCAGATGCTTAAGGAAGCGGTTCAGGAGCTTAAGGGAGAAACGATCGAAGAGGTCGTTGAGCCGAGTATTGAACTCCAAGTTGATGCCTTCCTGCCGGATGATTATGTTGCTGATAGACAGACCAAGGCCACTTTATACCAACGGCTGGCTATGGTGCGCAACGAGGATCAACTCAGTGAAATGTTGGATGAACTGGTGGACCGTTTTGGAACTCCGCCGCGGGAGGTTGAGCAGCTTGTTGAGATTATTCGAATTAAGTTACTCGCAAGTTCGTTGAAAATTGAACAAATTCAACAAGCCAAACAATATGTGAATCTTCGCTTTTTGTCAGATATCGGTTACCTTACGGGAGAGAATTTGATGTCCATAGCAACCGCTTCTCCCTATCCACTGTCATTTAAGACGATGCCGAATGGAAATTTAGAATGCAGAATTCGTATCCGTACCCTTGGTCAAGAGGCGGCCATCGAGGCGGCCCGACGAGTGCTTACGACATTTAACGACATTGCTTCAAGGACAACTCCTTGA
- a CDS encoding HU family DNA-binding protein, producing the protein MNKAELVSAVAEKADMSKKDAEKAVKAVFEVIEESLAQSEKVQLVGFGTFEVKERAARTGRNPQTKEEIQIPAAKVPGFKAGKALKDAVQK; encoded by the coding sequence TTGAATAAGGCTGAATTAGTTAGCGCGGTTGCGGAGAAGGCTGACATGTCCAAGAAGGATGCAGAAAAGGCAGTAAAAGCTGTTTTTGAAGTGATTGAGGAATCGTTGGCACAAAGTGAAAAAGTCCAACTGGTAGGTTTTGGAACCTTTGAAGTCAAAGAACGTGCTGCGCGGACCGGAAGAAATCCACAAACTAAGGAAGAAATCCAAATTCCAGCAGCGAAGGTACCTGGATTTAAAGCAGGTAA
- a CDS encoding peptidylprolyl isomerase, giving the protein MKKPRVGFVFGVLALMIMTTGCSSLVGGKWAVKVNETPILVKDYDVRVSEAQKVYEKQGMKFDTDQGKEALPQIKSMLLERMIEGELIAQEVKNLSLNSEDAKVKEQEEIIKKNMGNEATFQDTLKQQGMTEPELRNFLMVYEKVTGDVNVNETEVKAFFDKNISYYSQPESVKARHILVKTEDEAKAIIAQLSAGADFEQLAKEKSIEPGAKESGGDLGTFTKGRMVPEFEAAAFAQKVGTFSTAPVKTEFGYHVIKVEEHTVAAAPEYAKVQGQVGQDALNQAKDAKFQTYFDELRKNAKIEYSQGYKPAS; this is encoded by the coding sequence ATGAAAAAGCCCCGCGTGGGATTTGTTTTTGGAGTCCTGGCGTTGATGATTATGACCACGGGATGTTCTTCGCTGGTTGGCGGTAAATGGGCGGTTAAAGTTAACGAAACTCCAATTCTGGTTAAGGATTATGATGTCCGAGTCAGCGAAGCTCAAAAAGTCTATGAAAAACAGGGTATGAAATTTGATACTGACCAAGGGAAAGAGGCACTGCCTCAGATTAAAAGTATGTTATTAGAGCGAATGATTGAAGGAGAACTTATTGCTCAGGAAGTTAAGAACCTTTCTCTTAATTCGGAGGATGCAAAAGTAAAAGAGCAAGAAGAGATTATTAAGAAAAATATGGGGAACGAAGCGACATTTCAAGACACCCTAAAACAACAGGGTATGACGGAACCTGAATTAAGAAATTTTTTAATGGTTTATGAAAAGGTTACGGGTGATGTCAATGTGAATGAAACAGAGGTCAAGGCTTTTTTTGATAAAAATATTTCGTATTATAGTCAGCCCGAAAGTGTAAAAGCACGGCATATTCTTGTTAAAACTGAGGATGAAGCAAAAGCAATCATTGCTCAACTTAGCGCCGGAGCTGATTTCGAACAGCTTGCTAAAGAAAAATCCATTGAACCGGGGGCAAAGGAGTCCGGAGGGGATCTGGGAACGTTTACCAAGGGCAGAATGGTTCCAGAGTTTGAAGCGGCGGCCTTCGCCCAAAAAGTGGGTACGTTTTCGACGGCACCTGTAAAGACGGAATTTGGTTATCATGTCATCAAGGTTGAAGAGCATACCGTTGCGGCTGCACCAGAGTATGCTAAAGTCCAAGGTCAAGTTGGGCAGGACGCTTTAAATCAGGCCAAAGACGCGAAGTTTCAAACGTATTTTGATGAACTTCGTAAAAATGCAAAAATAGAGTATTCTCAAGGATATAAGCCTGCGAGTTAA